One region of Channa argus isolate prfri chromosome 20, Channa argus male v1.0, whole genome shotgun sequence genomic DNA includes:
- the LOC137105985 gene encoding mitogen-activated protein kinase kinase kinase 14, whose amino-acid sequence MHTNSDREMAIPRMFNSNTPFTIVSGGSELSFLGKEDNNKGCEEEKESLVQAIAPHLSRVIQHGTAKQVVTEGREEPEEDPCVCIVAQAEREDFQEFSPTNTRRPYPSPYSQLLNNHRTLGKSGALLSDTEVEDFVAITRPPYYHLHKKQRRKSRTDLSPEGGEEPPIIRGVWVQEIDWLKCINNEMTSATSAIPPPPQFTDSPCCSHRDLYSDIYEVSEGVGLSEDQLRPGDTDRGGSESDCSLEQDSGSICTRESESDSSGCAESNVNDKTEDSLSNSTFDLIYVSGLNSGSSLLGLSDSTCTPSTRRAPWGLEDLSDTVWDELRGRVTQMPKLFVSPFCKDLMRHVSQRHTLNHWENLESVNEGILFHHQLQPNSWQYREGEEYCVLHHIQNGSYGDVFCVQDNRTGLKCAAKRIPLSHFSSEEVSTWSVLNSPRVVELFGAVREGLSIVLFMDLKPACLAQLLKEMKTLPEDLALHYLHQSMGALEHLHHRKVLHLDVKVDNVLLSADCRDTFLCDFGLSETLDDNGRSTKAFRGAAFPGTQTHMAPEVARGDQLSAKADVWSSCCMLLNMLNGCHPWIRYYSHPLCLQIVNEPPPLWEVPSNCNNFTAKVFRAGLQKDPERRASAKELRRKITKALRAVGGLSPWSIKAACEKLCCDKSQNEEDPRSLSPRIRQKQPPATATAPTTFWVSPWRTAAADEDWEDSNQHCEVDTDCLTRQWDSQPKSLRDDITAEEKDWSSDLEVDMYIGEEEFIQGKWLKTERDYEGDWEEEEEEEEEEEEWDSSVSTEYLRALRGLFPLLQKGQGINDSWWGSEAELEHLREDVPKGTRIQTPSPEPRDDPPSCFSCSDASQIEASEKEDSDHSSDDMSSGVFSSCNSHTEGHVDMWSASANQSSSCCFEGVDIWIENIQGECLRIRERRQVKVGHVALGISDQVSGKAFTLETVDRKTVSFEAEVTESFLWLRCVPAPDRCQRWRWRVRDNKLELRE is encoded by the exons ATGCACACCAACAGCGACAGAGAAATGGCCATACCCCGCATGTTCAACTCCAACACACCGTTCACCATCGTGTCCGGGGGATCTGAGCTCTCCTTTCTTGGTAAAGAGGACAACAACAAAGGCtgtgaggaggaaaaggagtCGCTGGTCCAAGCTATTGCCCCCCATCTGAGTCGGGTGATCCAGCATGGCACCGCCAAACAAGTGGTCACAGAGGGGCGTGAGGAGCCTGAGGAGGATCCCTGTGTCTGCATAGTGGCACAAGCTGAGA GAGAAGACTTCCAGGAGTTCAGCCCCACCAACACACGAAGACCCTACCCAAGCCCCTACTCCCAGCTGCTTAACAACCACAG GACTCTTGGAAAGTCTGGTGCCCTGCTGAGCGACACAGAGGTCGAGGACTTTGTCGCCATCACCAGGCCTCCATACTACCACCTCCACAAGAAGCAGCGCAGGAAAAGCAGAACAGACCTGAGCCCGGAGGGCGGTGAAGAACCTCCGATCATCAGGGGCGTCTGGGTGCAGGAGATTGATTGGCTGAAATGTATAAACAATGAGATGACATCAGCCACTTCCGCCATACCGCCTCCTCCTCAGTTTACAGACTCACCCTGCTGCAGCCACAGAGACCTGTATTCTGACATTTATGAAGTGAGTGAGGGCGTGGGTCTGTCAGAGGATCAACTCAGACcaggagacacagacagaggaggatCAGAATCTGATTGCAGTCTGGAGCAGGACTCTGGATCCATTTGTACCCGTGAAAGTGAGTCTGACTCGTCCGGCTGTGCAGAAAGCAACGTGAACGATAAAACTGAAGACAGCCTTTCAAATTCGACCTTTGACCTTATCTACGTGTCTGGGTTGAACTCTGGCTCTAGTCTGCTGGGACTCTCAGACTCCACCTGCACCCCCAGCACTCGAAGGGCTCCCTGGGGTTTGGAGGATCTGAGCGACACAGTTTGGGATGAACTAAGAGGACGAGTGACGCAGATGCCGAAGCTGTTTGTTTCGCCTTTCTGCAAAGATTTGATGAGACATGTGTCTCAGAGACATACTCTAAATCACTGGGAAAACCTTGAATCAGTCAACGAGGGGATCTTATTTCACCAC CAACTCCAGCCCAACAGTTGGCAGTACAGGGAGGGAGAGGAATACTGTGTGCTTCACCACATCCAGAACGGCTCGTATGGTGACGTGTTCTGTGTCCAGGACAACAGGACGGGACTCAAATGTGCTGCCAAGAGG ATTCCACTGAGTCATTTCAGCAGTGAGGAGGTGAGCACGTGGAGCGTTTTGAACTCTCCTCGAGTCGTCGAGCTCTTTGGGGCCGTGAGGGAGGGGCTCAGCATTGTGCTCTTCATGGACTTGAAGCCAG CCTGTTTGGCCCAACTCCTAAAGGAAATGAAGACCCTGCCTGAGGACTTGGCCCTGCATTACCTTCATCAGTCCATGGGGGCGCTAGAACACCTCCACCACAGAAAGGTCCTACACCTGGATGTCAAAG TTGACAATGTGCTGCTGTCTGCAGACTGCAGAGACACATTCCTCTGTGACTTTGGTCTCTCAGAGACATTAGATGACAATGGACGGAGCACCAAAGCATTCAGGG GAGCTGCTTTCCCGGGCACACAGACTCACATGGCCCCTGAGGTGGCGCGAGGGGATCAGCTCAGTGCCAAAGCAGAtgtgtggagcagctgctgtatGCTGCTGAACATGCTCAACGGATGTCACCCATGGATACGTTACTATTCTCATCCGCTGTGTCTTCAG ATTGTCAACGAGCCCCCGCCTTTGTGGGAGGTGCCGTCCAACTGTAATAATTTCACCGCCAAAGTGTTCAGGGCCGGACTCCAGAAGGACCCCGAGAGACGAGCATCGGCAAAGGAGCTCAGGAGGAAGATCACCAAGGCCCTCAGAGCAG TTGGAGGACTGAGTCCGTGGTCCATCAAAGCTGCCTGTGAGAAGCTCTGCTGTGACAAGAGCCAGAATGAGGAGGACCCCCGCTCTTTGTCCCCGAGGATCAGACAGAAACAACCACCAGCTACTGCCACAGCTCCCACCACGTTCTGGGTGAGCCCCTGGAGAACTGCAGCAGCAGACGAGGACTGGGAGGACTCAAACCAACACTGTGAAGTGGACACAGACTGTTTAACCAGACAGTGGGATTCCCAACCAAAGTCCCTACGGGATGATATCACTGCAGAGGAAAAAGACTGGAGCTCTGACTTAGAAGTTGACATGTACATAGGAGAGGAAGAATTTATTCAGGGGAAGTGGCTGAAAACTGAAAGGGACTATGAAGGGGActgggaagaggaggaggaggaggaggaggaggaggaggagtgggacTCCTCTGTGTCCACAGAGTATCTCCGTGCTCTCCGAGGTCTTTTCCCTTTGCTGCAAAAAGGTCAAGGGATAAATGACAGCTGGTGGGGTTCAGAAGCAGAGCTGGAACACCTCCGAGAAG ATGTACCTAAAGGCACCAGGATCCAGACACCTTCCCCTGAACCTCGAGATGACCCCCCATCCTGCTTCAGCTGCTCAGATGCATCACAGATAGAGGCCTCTGAGAAGGAG GACTCAGATCATTCATCTGATGACATGAGCTCTGGAGTCTTTTCCTCGTGCAACAGTCACACAGAAGGACATGTGGACATGTGGTCGGCCTCAGCAAATCaatcctcctcctgctgcttcgAAG GCGTCGACATCTGGATAGAGAACATCCAGGGCGAGTGTCTGAGGATCCGTGAACGTCGGCAGGTCAAAGTGGGCCATGTCGCTCTGGGAATCAGCGATCAG GTCTCAGGGAAAGCCTTCACTCTGGAGACTGTGGACAGGAAGACGGTGTCCTTTGAAGCAGAGGTCACAGAGTCTTTTCTGTGGCTCCGCTGTGTTCCAGCTCCTGACAGATGTCAGCGCTGGAGGTGGAGAGTCAGAGACAACAAGCTGGAGCTTCGAGAATGA